The window TGCTGGCGCGGCTGGTGAGCGAAGCCGATGTCGTGCTCGACTGCAGCGACAACTTCCCCACGCGCTACGCGCTCAACCGCGCCTGCGTGGCCGCGCGCAAGCCGCTGGTGTCCGGCGCCGCGATCCGGCTCGAAGGCCAGGTTGCGGTGTTCCGCCCCGGCGGGCCCTGCTACCAGTGCCTGTACCGCGACGAGCCCGGCGAGGCGACCGAGTCCTGCGAGCAGGCCGGGGTGCTGGGTCCGCTGGTGGGCGTGATCGGCAGCCTGCAGGCGCTGGAGGCGGTGAAGCTGCTGCTGGGCCTGGGGGAAACGCTGGACGGGCGCCTGTTGCTGTTCGATGCCGCGCGCAGCCGCTTCCGCGAGCTTAAACTGAAGCGCGACCCCGCCTGTCCCGGCTGCTCGGAAACCCCATGAACGACGGAAAAATCCTGTTGCCGCGCAATCTGGTGCAACAGATGTTCCACCAGGCGCAGGCATCGCCGGACAGCGAGGTCTGCGGACTGATCAGTGCGATCGGCGGCAGCGTGAGCCGCTGCTACCCGGTGGCCAACGTGGCCGGCGACCCGGCGCACCTGTTCGACATGGATGCCGCCGGCCAGGTGCGCGCGCTGCGCGAGATCCGCGAGCGCGGCGAGACGCTGTTCGCCATCTACCACTCGCATCCGTACGCGCCGCCGGAGCCGTCCGCGCGCGACCGCGCGCTGACCGCCTACCCCGAGGCCTATCACCTCATCGTTTCGCTCAACACCAAGGGCGTACTCGAGCTGCGCGCCTGGAAGCCGGTGGCCGGCGGCATGACCGAGGTGCCGGTCAAAATCATCCCGGACTGATTGGCCTTCCCCACATGGGCTTTCGCGTATTGCAGGCAAAAACTTCAGGACGTTTCGGGGATTCAGCGGCCGTCTGCGATCCCGGCAACGAAAGGCAGATACGCATCCAGCACGCCTTGCGGGTGCTCGACCTGCGGATAGTGGCCGATGTTTTCCAGCAGCACGGTATCCGGGTTCGGCACCAGCTCGCGGTAGCGCTCGACCATGTGCCGGCCGGACACCGGATCCACCGCGCCGTCGATCACCCGCAGCGGAATCTTCGCTTCCTGCAGCGCGCCGACCCAGCGCGCGCGGTACTGGCGGCGCTCGGGCATGTAGCGGATCAGCCGCGG is drawn from Nevskiales bacterium and contains these coding sequences:
- the moeB gene encoding molybdopterin-synthase adenylyltransferase MoeB is translated as MSDLRRYARQMILPQVDTHGQQALRDSHALVIGVGGLGSAAALYLAAAGVGRLTLVDRDRVELSNLQRQIAHRHGDIGRPKAESARDSLLALNPEVAVTSVNSGLDAALLARLVSEADVVLDCSDNFPTRYALNRACVAARKPLVSGAAIRLEGQVAVFRPGGPCYQCLYRDEPGEATESCEQAGVLGPLVGVIGSLQALEAVKLLLGLGETLDGRLLLFDAARSRFRELKLKRDPACPGCSETP
- a CDS encoding M67 family metallopeptidase is translated as MNDGKILLPRNLVQQMFHQAQASPDSEVCGLISAIGGSVSRCYPVANVAGDPAHLFDMDAAGQVRALREIRERGETLFAIYHSHPYAPPEPSARDRALTAYPEAYHLIVSLNTKGVLELRAWKPVAGGMTEVPVKIIPD